A section of the Triticum dicoccoides isolate Atlit2015 ecotype Zavitan chromosome 7A, WEW_v2.0, whole genome shotgun sequence genome encodes:
- the LOC119329195 gene encoding cyclin-B1-2-like isoform X2 has translation MASGGGLMTKKELGETHDVLRFGVNNSVHGDLALAHPVQATIKEAKFWDKKKKFGTEAIYGSTFNIRRDLDTQILSRLSLHVRHWRAPLCST, from the exons atggcgagcggcggcggttTGATGACGAAGAAGGAGCTCGGCGAGACCCACGACGTCCTCCGCTTTGGCGTCAACAACAGCGTCCATGGCGACCTCGCGCTAGCGCACCCCGTCCAGGCCACCATCAAG GAGGCCAAGTTCTGGGATAAGAAGAAGAAGTTTGGGACCGAGGCCATCTACGGATCGACCTTCAACATCCGCAGGGATCTCGACACCCAGATCCTCTCCAG GTTGAGTTTGCATGTGAGACACTGGAGAGCCCCACTCTGCTCAACTTGA
- the LOC119329195 gene encoding cyclin-B1-2-like isoform X1, translating to MASGGGLMTKKELGETHDVLRFGVNNSVHGDLALAHPVQATIKEAKFWDKKKKFGTEAIYGSTFNIRRDLDTQILSRLCAHGGEPAVPGGLESS from the exons atggcgagcggcggcggttTGATGACGAAGAAGGAGCTCGGCGAGACCCACGACGTCCTCCGCTTTGGCGTCAACAACAGCGTCCATGGCGACCTCGCGCTAGCGCACCCCGTCCAGGCCACCATCAAG GAGGCCAAGTTCTGGGATAAGAAGAAGAAGTTTGGGACCGAGGCCATCTACGGATCGACCTTCAACATCCGCAGGGATCTCGACACCCAGATCCTCTCCAG GTTATGCGCTCATGGAGGAGAACCTGCTGTTCCTGGGGGCCTGGAAAGCAGTTGA